Proteins encoded in a region of the Halorussus sp. MSC15.2 genome:
- a CDS encoding alkaline phosphatase family protein, giving the protein MGLFDRLRGDDKPRVAFFGIDGVPYSFLEDHFDEFEHLGALADEGSSGAIDSIVPPESSACWPSLTTGVNPGKTGVYGFQDREIGSYDTYVPMGRDVQATRLWDRVQEAGRDATVMNVPVTFPPQRNVQRMVSGFLSPGVDKASYPDEMREYLQSTDYRIDTNAKLGHSEDKEEFIEDAHETLDARYEAFKHYLQQDDWDLFFGVFMTTDRVNHFLYKDYEEDGEYKEEFLDFYRKVDRYLGEIRQNLPDDVTMMVASDHGFTSLDYEFYANTWLEQEGWLSYEDDDHEELGDISDDTEAYSLIPGRFYINLEGREPRGSVPESEYEAKRDQLKEALENLEGPNGRKVCDRVVEKEEVFHGDHADIAPDLVAIPNYGFDLKAGFKGHDDVFGHGPRDGMHSFDNASLFVDDPDATIRDVNLYDITPTILDLMEMEYEPGEFDGESLV; this is encoded by the coding sequence ATGGGTCTCTTCGATAGGCTCCGTGGCGACGACAAGCCGCGCGTTGCCTTCTTCGGAATCGACGGCGTGCCGTATAGCTTTCTCGAGGACCACTTCGACGAGTTCGAGCATCTCGGTGCGCTCGCCGACGAGGGGTCGTCGGGCGCGATAGACAGCATCGTCCCGCCCGAGTCCTCGGCGTGCTGGCCCTCCCTGACGACCGGGGTCAACCCCGGGAAGACCGGCGTCTACGGCTTTCAGGACCGCGAAATCGGCTCGTACGACACCTACGTCCCGATGGGCCGAGACGTGCAGGCGACCCGACTCTGGGACCGCGTGCAGGAGGCGGGCCGAGACGCGACGGTGATGAACGTCCCCGTGACGTTCCCGCCCCAGCGTAACGTCCAGCGGATGGTCTCCGGATTCCTCTCGCCCGGCGTGGACAAGGCGTCGTACCCCGACGAGATGCGCGAGTACCTCCAGTCCACCGACTACCGCATCGACACGAACGCCAAACTCGGCCACAGCGAGGACAAAGAGGAGTTCATCGAGGACGCACACGAGACCCTCGACGCCCGCTACGAGGCGTTCAAGCACTACCTCCAGCAGGACGACTGGGACCTCTTCTTCGGCGTCTTCATGACGACCGACCGCGTGAACCACTTCCTCTACAAGGACTACGAGGAGGACGGCGAGTACAAGGAGGAGTTCCTCGACTTCTACCGGAAGGTCGACCGCTACCTCGGCGAGATTCGCCAGAACCTCCCGGACGACGTGACGATGATGGTCGCCTCCGACCACGGGTTCACCTCGCTGGACTACGAGTTCTACGCCAACACGTGGCTCGAACAGGAGGGGTGGCTCTCATACGAGGACGACGACCACGAGGAACTCGGCGACATCAGCGACGACACCGAGGCCTACTCGCTGATTCCCGGCCGGTTCTACATCAACCTCGAAGGCCGCGAACCCCGCGGAAGCGTCCCCGAGAGCGAGTACGAGGCCAAGCGCGACCAACTCAAGGAGGCGCTCGAAAATCTGGAAGGGCCGAACGGTCGGAAGGTCTGTGACCGCGTGGTCGAGAAGGAGGAGGTCTTCCACGGCGACCACGCGGACATCGCCCCGGACCTCGTCGCCATCCCGAACTACGGCTTCGACCTCAAGGCCGGGTTCAAGGGCCACGACGACGTGTTCGGTCACGGTCCGCGCGACGGGATGCACAGTTTCGACAACGCCTCGCTGTTCGTGGACGACCCCGACGCGACGATTCGCGACGTGAACCTCTACGACATCACGCCGACGATTCTGGACCTGATGGAGATGGAGTACGAACCGGGCGAGTTCGACGGCGAGAGTCTGGTGTAG
- a CDS encoding bifunctional oligoribonuclease/PAP phosphatase NrnA — protein MAFGSSFTGVETVAVAAMLLLSGGFVLYAAQSVSDWRRDDGEQPVDELRTTVAGQNRVALVVPEGPSIDALAAAMGLQTLCTEWGVTAQLFAEGPVTGEDSKTFCNIFDLELSVIGEGAEELTDAGAAVAVGGGGGVPRLSNNPPVVAVVRHRPTAEENILTVTPTDDGSTSTTVTRLLEEEGVVPDQRVATALLHGVRAGTREFRRANGKRDYEAAGFLHTYADLGRIEDLRSPGMSGDTFDVISDAIANRERRASFAVTNVGAVPSVSALEEAADTMLRLEGVSTAAVFGIHEETIVVSCRAEDVRTNAFDILDSAFGTSETTGGNTDAATARVPLGLFAQVDGDHEETLDMLIDASTRKALFEAFESS, from the coding sequence ATGGCTTTCGGGTCCTCGTTCACCGGTGTCGAGACGGTCGCCGTAGCCGCGATGCTCCTGCTCTCGGGCGGATTCGTTCTCTACGCCGCTCAGTCGGTCAGCGACTGGCGGCGAGACGACGGCGAACAACCAGTTGACGAACTCAGAACCACGGTCGCGGGCCAGAACCGAGTCGCGCTCGTCGTCCCGGAAGGACCGAGTATCGACGCGCTGGCCGCGGCCATGGGTCTCCAGACGCTCTGCACCGAGTGGGGCGTCACCGCCCAACTGTTCGCGGAGGGTCCCGTCACCGGCGAGGACAGCAAGACGTTCTGCAACATCTTCGACCTCGAACTCTCGGTCATCGGCGAGGGGGCCGAGGAACTCACCGACGCCGGTGCCGCGGTCGCGGTCGGCGGCGGGGGCGGCGTCCCCCGGCTCTCGAACAACCCGCCGGTCGTCGCCGTGGTCCGCCACCGACCGACCGCCGAGGAGAACATCCTCACGGTGACGCCGACCGACGACGGTTCGACCTCGACCACGGTCACGCGCCTGCTGGAGGAGGAGGGCGTCGTCCCCGACCAGCGAGTCGCGACCGCGCTGCTCCACGGCGTCCGGGCGGGGACCCGCGAGTTCCGCCGCGCCAACGGGAAGCGCGACTACGAGGCCGCCGGGTTCCTCCACACTTACGCCGACCTCGGGCGCATCGAGGACCTCCGGTCGCCGGGCATGAGCGGCGACACCTTCGACGTCATCAGCGACGCTATCGCCAACCGCGAGCGCCGGGCGAGTTTCGCCGTGACGAACGTCGGTGCGGTCCCCTCGGTGTCGGCGCTGGAGGAGGCCGCCGACACCATGCTCCGACTGGAGGGGGTCTCGACCGCCGCCGTCTTCGGCATCCACGAGGAGACCATCGTGGTCTCGTGTCGCGCGGAGGACGTGCGAACCAACGCCTTCGACATCCTCGACTCCGCCTTCGGCACCAGCGAGACGACCGGCGGGAACACCGACGCCGCGACAGCACGCGTCCCCCTCGGCCTGTTCGCGCAGGTAGACGGCGACCACGAGGAGACGCTGGACATGCTCATCGACGCCAGCACCCGGAAGGCGCTGTTCGAGGCGTTCGAGAGTTCGTAG
- a CDS encoding inorganic diphosphatase, which produces MANLWEDLETGPNPPEEIYAVVECLKGERNKYEYDKDIPGVVLDRVLHSNVHYPSDYGFIPQSYYDDEDPFDVLVLVEDQTFPGCVVEARPVALMKMDDDGEKDDKVIAVPSEDPRYDDVQDVDDLTDQQKAEISEFFETYKNLEAGKQTETLGWEDKQSAMDAVEHAMELYEEKFA; this is translated from the coding sequence ATGGCGAACCTCTGGGAAGATTTGGAGACTGGACCGAACCCGCCCGAGGAAATCTACGCTGTCGTAGAGTGTCTCAAAGGCGAGCGCAACAAGTACGAGTACGATAAGGACATCCCCGGCGTCGTCCTCGACCGCGTCCTCCACAGCAACGTCCACTATCCGAGCGACTACGGGTTCATCCCGCAGTCGTACTACGACGACGAGGACCCCTTCGACGTGCTGGTCCTCGTGGAGGACCAGACGTTCCCCGGATGCGTCGTCGAGGCCCGTCCGGTCGCGCTGATGAAGATGGACGACGACGGCGAGAAAGACGACAAGGTCATCGCCGTCCCCTCCGAGGACCCCCGGTACGACGACGTGCAGGACGTAGACGACCTGACCGACCAGCAGAAGGCCGAGATTTCGGAGTTCTTCGAGACCTACAAGAACCTCGAAGCCGGAAAGCAGACCGAGACCCTCGGCTGGGAGGACAAGCAGTCCGCGATGGACGCCGTCGAACACGCGATGGAACTCTACGAAGAGAAGTTCGCCTGA
- a CDS encoding PadR family transcriptional regulator — MSEAQTLTETSTARNLTAFQKNILTILSEEPMYGLAIKRELEDFYGEEVNHGRLYPNLDTLVEKGYVEKSELDKRTNQYELTDEGLAVVVDALQWTLSKFVTDEERAEQVRELVADNE, encoded by the coding sequence ATGTCAGAGGCACAGACACTCACAGAGACGAGTACCGCACGCAACCTTACCGCCTTCCAGAAGAACATCCTGACCATCCTCTCCGAGGAACCGATGTACGGTCTCGCTATCAAGCGAGAACTCGAGGACTTCTACGGGGAAGAGGTCAATCACGGGCGACTGTACCCGAACCTCGACACGCTGGTCGAGAAGGGGTACGTCGAGAAGAGCGAACTCGACAAGCGAACCAACCAGTACGAACTCACCGACGAGGGTCTCGCTGTCGTCGTGGACGCCCTTCAGTGGACGCTCTCGAAGTTCGTCACCGACGAGGAGCGCGCCGAACAGGTCCGCGAACTCGTCGCAGACAACGAGTAA
- a CDS encoding rnhA operon protein: MPETDSSDDAIENGDEPADGELPRETVERVERLTRLAREAVDDAEADAYREDRADLLADYDFRARVREEDTGATLVLHPDEWLEDGTIRTERIDDTDRAVEVSLSGPGDPDDWDSVEEHNRDIAEKVRREHGRVHGDNVAAFADFMGNHYARPVESATSAEVAEFLEEYFPRNAWPTEKQRAVVEESIDLVFEVAND; encoded by the coding sequence ATGCCTGAGACCGACAGTTCCGACGACGCTATCGAGAACGGCGACGAACCGGCCGACGGCGAACTCCCCAGAGAGACGGTCGAGCGCGTCGAGCGCTTGACGCGACTCGCGCGCGAGGCCGTGGACGACGCGGAGGCCGACGCCTACCGCGAGGACCGGGCCGACCTGCTCGCCGACTACGACTTCAGAGCGCGGGTCCGCGAGGAGGACACCGGCGCGACGCTGGTCCTTCATCCCGACGAATGGCTCGAAGACGGGACGATTCGGACCGAGCGCATCGACGACACCGACCGCGCGGTCGAGGTGTCGCTGTCCGGGCCGGGCGACCCCGACGACTGGGACTCCGTCGAGGAGCACAACCGCGACATCGCCGAGAAAGTGCGGCGCGAACACGGTCGTGTTCACGGCGACAACGTCGCCGCGTTCGCGGATTTCATGGGGAACCACTACGCTCGGCCGGTCGAATCGGCGACCAGCGCAGAAGTGGCGGAGTTCCTCGAAGAATACTTCCCGCGAAACGCGTGGCCGACAGAAAAACAACGAGCGGTCGTCGAGGAGTCTATCGACCTCGTGTTCGAGGTCGCCAACGATTAA
- the rnhA gene encoding ribonuclease HI: MPVIECDVDAARQKLADAGADVSAGNSDHERWRAEYGDANAVAYDEKVVIQGSNPHDIESLLREEGGHAYVYFDGASRGNPGPASVGWVVVTSDGIAAEGSETIGRATNNQAEYEALIHALRAARDYGFDTVEVKGDSELIVKQVTGAWNTNDPDLREYRVTVRELLTDFDDWELSHVPREINERADKLANEALDDA; encoded by the coding sequence ATGCCCGTTATCGAGTGCGACGTGGACGCCGCGCGCCAGAAACTAGCCGACGCGGGTGCGGACGTGTCGGCGGGCAACTCCGACCACGAGCGGTGGCGCGCGGAGTACGGCGACGCGAACGCCGTCGCGTACGACGAGAAAGTCGTGATACAGGGTTCGAATCCGCACGACATCGAGTCGCTGCTCCGCGAGGAGGGCGGCCACGCCTACGTCTACTTCGACGGCGCGAGCAGGGGGAATCCCGGACCGGCGTCCGTCGGATGGGTCGTCGTCACGAGCGACGGTATCGCCGCGGAGGGCAGCGAGACCATCGGGCGCGCGACGAACAATCAGGCCGAGTACGAGGCACTGATTCACGCGCTTCGGGCCGCGCGCGACTACGGGTTCGACACCGTCGAGGTGAAAGGCGACTCCGAACTCATCGTCAAACAGGTCACGGGCGCGTGGAACACCAACGACCCCGACCTGCGCGAGTATCGCGTCACGGTCCGTGAACTGCTGACCGACTTCGACGACTGGGAACTGAGTCACGTGCCGAGAGAGATAAACGAGCGCGCCGACAAACTGGCCAACGAGGCCCTCGACGATGCCTGA
- a CDS encoding transcription initiation factor IIB family protein, producing MTRSTRQRERQAEAEQTEDESEGVRECPECNSDNLVKSSDRAELVCEDCGLVVEEEQIDPGPEWRAFNHQERQEKSRVGAPTTQTMHDKGLTTTIDWKDKDAYGRSISSKKRSQMHRLRKWQERIRTKDAGERNLQFALSEIDRMASALGVPRSVREVASVIYRRALKEDLIRGRSIEGVATSALYAACRKEGIPRSLEEISEVSRVERKEIGRTYRYISQELGLEMKPVDPKKYVPRFCSELELSEEVQTKANEIIETTAEEGLLSGKSPTGYAAAAIYAASLLCNEKKTQREVADVAQVTEVTIRNRYQEQIEAMGIHS from the coding sequence ATGACACGGTCCACTCGCCAGCGGGAGCGCCAAGCCGAGGCGGAGCAAACGGAGGACGAGTCAGAGGGTGTACGCGAATGCCCCGAATGCAATTCTGACAACCTCGTGAAGAGTTCCGACAGGGCGGAACTCGTATGTGAAGACTGCGGTCTCGTCGTCGAGGAGGAGCAAATCGACCCCGGTCCTGAGTGGCGCGCGTTCAACCATCAGGAGCGTCAGGAGAAGTCGCGCGTGGGTGCCCCGACCACCCAGACGATGCACGACAAGGGCCTGACGACCACCATCGACTGGAAGGACAAGGACGCCTACGGTCGGTCCATCTCCTCGAAGAAGCGAAGTCAGATGCATCGACTGCGAAAGTGGCAGGAGCGAATTCGGACGAAGGACGCGGGCGAGCGCAATCTCCAGTTCGCGCTCAGCGAAATCGACCGCATGGCCTCGGCACTCGGCGTCCCGCGGTCGGTCCGGGAGGTGGCGAGCGTCATCTACCGGCGTGCGCTCAAGGAGGACCTGATTCGGGGGCGCTCCATCGAGGGCGTCGCCACGAGCGCACTCTACGCCGCGTGTCGAAAGGAGGGCATCCCGCGAAGCCTCGAAGAAATCTCGGAGGTATCGCGCGTCGAACGGAAGGAAATCGGTCGAACCTACCGGTACATCTCGCAGGAACTCGGCTTGGAGATGAAACCGGTGGACCCGAAGAAGTACGTCCCGCGATTCTGTTCCGAACTCGAACTCAGCGAAGAGGTCCAGACCAAGGCCAACGAAATCATCGAGACCACCGCCGAGGAAGGACTGCTCTCGGGTAAATCGCCGACCGGATACGCCGCGGCCGCGATTTACGCCGCCTCGCTGCTCTGTAACGAGAAGAAGACCCAGCGCGAAGTCGCCGACGTCGCTCAAGTCACCGAAGTGACCATCCGGAATCGCTATCAGGAACAGATTGAGGCGATGGGCATCCACAGTTAA
- a CDS encoding ATPase, T2SS/T4P/T4SS family: MRNPLARFRDADPDCACDPTFEGDRLLLDAADCPGAGDLAAASACRRTAIGGLADREADAVVTRTDHLERAYEGESAALLVAAGRFAERAAFYDRHLADRATRDPLGAARAAVGRSGPVGELVAETGLAECGHRAEGYADALRPFVGPPIAKARVAAEPPPDATFAETRRLSTGATVRVYEDRRALRTYHLEPVEHTLDESGLAVLSRAYGLLADGAVEPGERAPGRAVRRVADRDAPVEALTAALHKHTCGHGVLADFFADPRVSDVFATAPVGENPIRVTADGERMRTNVRLTESGAAALASRFRRSSGRAFSRAAPTLDATAELDANATVAATDDSDAAPDTATGTVRVAGVTDPVSDGPGFAFRAHDPTPWTLPALVANDTVTPKAAALLSLAAERAAAGLVAGPRGAGKTTLLGALCWELPAATRTVLIEDTPELPVSALQRRGRDVQPLRTESGDGPGLEPAEALRTALRLGEGALVLGEVRGEEAAVLYEAMRVGASGDSVLGTIHGDGGAGVRERVVSDLGVPESSFATTDLVVTLEAFETPVGKRRRVKAIEEVVDGDQFQTLFGVRSDGLAPTGCIDRGNSVLVDSLASSNESYADVREELADRERLLTELAREGRTDPEAVVQAYADGREP, from the coding sequence ATGCGAAACCCACTGGCGCGATTCCGCGATGCGGACCCCGACTGCGCCTGCGACCCCACCTTCGAGGGCGACCGCCTCCTGCTCGACGCCGCCGACTGCCCCGGCGCGGGCGACCTCGCGGCCGCATCGGCGTGCCGCCGGACGGCAATCGGTGGCCTCGCCGACCGCGAGGCCGACGCGGTCGTGACCCGGACCGACCACCTCGAACGCGCCTACGAGGGAGAGTCGGCCGCGCTGCTCGTCGCCGCCGGACGGTTCGCCGAGCGCGCGGCGTTCTACGACCGACACCTCGCCGACCGCGCCACGCGCGACCCGCTCGGGGCCGCCCGCGCCGCGGTCGGGCGCTCGGGACCCGTCGGCGAACTCGTCGCCGAGACCGGTCTGGCAGAGTGTGGCCATCGAGCGGAAGGGTACGCCGACGCGCTCCGACCGTTCGTCGGGCCGCCGATAGCGAAGGCCCGCGTCGCCGCCGAACCCCCGCCCGACGCGACCTTCGCCGAGACGCGCCGACTCTCCACGGGTGCGACCGTCAGGGTCTACGAGGACCGGCGCGCGCTCCGGACCTACCACCTCGAACCGGTCGAACACACTCTCGACGAGTCCGGACTCGCGGTGCTCTCGCGGGCCTACGGACTGCTCGCCGACGGGGCCGTCGAACCCGGGGAGCGCGCGCCCGGCCGGGCGGTCCGGCGGGTCGCCGACCGCGACGCGCCAGTCGAGGCCCTCACCGCGGCGCTCCACAAGCACACTTGCGGGCACGGCGTGCTGGCCGACTTCTTCGCCGACCCCCGAGTCTCGGACGTGTTCGCCACCGCCCCGGTCGGCGAGAACCCGATTCGAGTGACGGCCGACGGCGAGCGCATGCGGACGAACGTCCGACTCACCGAGTCCGGCGCGGCGGCGCTCGCCTCCCGCTTCCGCCGGTCCAGCGGCCGGGCCTTCTCCCGGGCGGCACCCACCCTCGACGCGACGGCGGAACTCGACGCCAACGCCACGGTCGCCGCGACCGACGACTCCGACGCGGCCCCCGACACCGCGACCGGGACGGTCCGGGTCGCGGGCGTCACCGACCCCGTGAGCGACGGGCCGGGGTTCGCGTTCCGCGCTCACGACCCCACGCCGTGGACGCTCCCCGCGCTGGTGGCCAACGACACCGTCACTCCGAAAGCCGCGGCCCTGCTCTCGCTGGCCGCCGAGCGCGCCGCGGCCGGACTCGTCGCCGGACCCCGCGGGGCGGGCAAGACCACCCTGCTCGGCGCGCTCTGCTGGGAACTCCCGGCCGCGACGCGGACAGTCCTCATCGAGGACACGCCCGAACTCCCCGTCTCCGCGCTCCAGCGCCGCGGTCGGGACGTGCAACCGCTCCGGACGGAGTCCGGCGACGGGCCGGGTCTCGAACCCGCGGAGGCGCTCCGGACCGCGCTCCGACTCGGGGAGGGCGCGCTGGTCCTCGGTGAGGTCCGCGGCGAGGAGGCCGCGGTCCTCTACGAGGCGATGCGAGTCGGCGCGAGCGGCGACTCGGTTCTCGGCACCATCCACGGCGACGGCGGCGCTGGCGTCCGCGAGCGCGTCGTCTCGGACCTCGGAGTCCCCGAATCGTCGTTCGCGACGACCGACCTCGTGGTGACGCTCGAAGCGTTCGAGACTCCCGTTGGCAAGCGCCGCCGAGTGAAGGCTATCGAGGAGGTCGTAGACGGCGACCAGTTCCAGACGCTCTTCGGAGTCCGGTCCGACGGTCTCGCTCCCACGGGTTGCATCGACCGTGGAAACAGCGTGCTCGTCGACTCGCTCGCCAGCAGTAACGAGTCCTACGCCGACGTGCGCGAGGAACTCGCCGACCGCGAGCGTCTGCTCACAGAGTTAGCCCGCGAGGGGCGCACGGACCCCGAAGCCGTGGTGCAGGCGTACGCCGACGGGAGGGAGCCGTGA
- a CDS encoding type II secretion system protein, translated as MSTSPRRGSLVELLAGLYPWPVETGDDLGRALAYLDAGTDAETAVRAGYGTAALVALLGLLTAAVSPGTVRVSVVAGTVALAGGVACAARRGPIALATARRTAALGAAPALVARAVLRMRVEPATERAAAFAARGEGRLAESLRGHVRRAAGTPNSGFAAFGAAWADWNPPLRRAALLVESAADAPPGEREVALDRAMDAMLDGTRDRMAAFAERVRGPTTALYAFGVLLPLALVAVLPAARVAGVPLSVPALIVLYDLLLPTGLVGAGAWLLVRRPAAFPPPEVSRDHPNVPDRRWTTATAVTGAALVAVTATAPFPDWTRWPAVVGGAVGAGLVVRFRPVKLVRDDARAVEANLTDALYLVGRRVSDGAAVESAVEDAAPEVAGRTGEMLAETAGVQRRLRVGVREAFLGEHGALADVPSPQARSVAALLAIAAREGRPAGRAVVSMADHVDDLQRVEREARRELASVTGTLRNTAAVFGPLVGGATVALADGMAAGRLGEPLPTAALGLAVGGYVLLMAAILTALATGLEHGFDRALVGYRVGLALLAAVGSFFAGFAGAGFAA; from the coding sequence GTGAGTACGTCACCGCGACGCGGGAGCCTCGTCGAACTCCTCGCCGGACTCTACCCGTGGCCGGTCGAGACCGGCGACGACCTCGGGCGCGCGCTGGCCTACCTCGACGCCGGAACCGACGCGGAAACGGCGGTCCGGGCGGGCTACGGGACCGCCGCGCTGGTCGCGTTGCTCGGACTTCTCACGGCCGCAGTCTCGCCCGGAACCGTCCGCGTGTCGGTGGTGGCCGGGACTGTCGCGCTGGCGGGAGGAGTCGCCTGCGCCGCGCGCCGAGGACCGATTGCGCTCGCGACGGCCCGTCGCACCGCGGCGCTCGGGGCCGCACCCGCGCTGGTCGCGCGAGCGGTCCTGCGGATGCGCGTCGAACCCGCGACCGAGCGCGCGGCGGCGTTCGCTGCCCGCGGCGAGGGCCGACTCGCGGAGAGCCTCCGGGGACACGTCCGACGCGCCGCCGGGACGCCGAACTCGGGGTTCGCGGCGTTCGGCGCGGCGTGGGCCGACTGGAACCCGCCGCTCCGGCGGGCCGCCCTGCTCGTGGAGTCGGCGGCCGACGCCCCGCCGGGCGAGCGGGAGGTCGCGCTGGACCGAGCGATGGACGCGATGCTGGACGGGACCCGCGACCGGATGGCCGCGTTCGCCGAGCGGGTCCGGGGACCGACGACCGCGCTCTACGCGTTCGGCGTCCTGCTCCCGCTGGCGCTGGTCGCGGTCCTCCCGGCGGCGCGCGTGGCGGGCGTCCCGCTCTCGGTTCCGGCGCTGATAGTCCTCTACGACCTGCTCTTGCCTACCGGGCTGGTCGGCGCGGGCGCGTGGTTGCTCGTGCGCAGACCAGCCGCGTTCCCGCCGCCGGAGGTGTCGCGCGACCACCCGAACGTGCCCGACCGGCGCTGGACGACCGCCACGGCGGTCACAGGCGCGGCACTGGTCGCAGTCACCGCTACCGCACCGTTTCCGGACTGGACGCGCTGGCCCGCGGTCGTCGGCGGAGCGGTCGGCGCGGGGCTGGTGGTGCGGTTCCGGCCGGTCAAACTCGTCCGGGACGACGCCCGCGCGGTGGAGGCGAACCTGACCGACGCGCTCTACCTCGTCGGTCGACGGGTGAGCGACGGCGCGGCCGTCGAATCGGCGGTCGAAGACGCCGCGCCAGAGGTCGCCGGGCGCACGGGCGAGATGTTGGCCGAGACCGCGGGCGTCCAGCGACGACTCCGGGTCGGCGTCCGCGAGGCGTTCCTCGGCGAACACGGCGCGCTCGCCGACGTCCCGAGTCCGCAGGCCCGGAGCGTGGCCGCCCTGCTGGCCATCGCGGCGCGCGAGGGGCGTCCCGCCGGTCGCGCGGTCGTCTCGATGGCCGACCACGTTGACGACCTCCAGCGCGTCGAGCGCGAGGCCCGGCGCGAACTCGCCAGCGTGACCGGGACGCTCCGCAACACGGCGGCCGTCTTCGGTCCGTTGGTCGGCGGTGCCACGGTGGCGCTCGCCGACGGGATGGCCGCCGGTCGATTGGGGGAACCGCTCCCGACCGCGGCGCTCGGTCTCGCGGTCGGCGGGTACGTCCTGCTGATGGCCGCGATTCTGACCGCGCTGGCGACCGGACTGGAGCACGGGTTCGACCGCGCGCTGGTGGGCTATCGAGTCGGTCTCGCGCTCCTCGCGGCGGTTGGTTCGTTCTTCGCCGGATTCGCCGGGGCCGGGTTCGCGGCGTGA
- the nreA gene encoding DNA repair protein NreA, with translation MRLDEYIEDLGPDEDDRKRRLAEEKSYEILDYVDDFQDRFAEVTQGDSLVGSTSPSVFVGRSNYPDVSTGILSPVGEEDRADEFTTSSEWYERGLDIDNVLQYRTGLLNSNHSANVDNVEDVWDGFVGTQREVAIADRPVDVEIGLSDSLDLDVDVDEITTPTGPSARATSADLTENPHVPRPVKKTLEDDDWQAQGAMTYLYRRGFDVYEINDILSAGALGRGQNRRLVPTRWSITAVDDTIGKFLRGQIQTRPSIDETQVWVNEYLGNRYWVVLTPGQWEYELVEMKAPGSIWNQDPTGETWMGSAHEGFEGRTGYVEETAGAYYASRLAVLEHLESVGRQAKCLVLREVSDDYWAPVGVWQIRESVRNAFEGEYGEAETFHGAVREIAPQLPVSLAALRRKSNMLSGLQANLADFS, from the coding sequence ATGCGTCTCGACGAGTACATCGAGGACCTCGGTCCCGACGAGGACGACCGCAAGCGTCGCCTCGCCGAGGAGAAGTCCTACGAGATTCTCGACTACGTGGACGACTTTCAGGACCGCTTCGCCGAGGTCACGCAGGGCGACTCGCTGGTCGGGAGCACCTCTCCGTCGGTGTTCGTCGGGCGCTCGAACTACCCCGACGTCTCGACCGGCATCCTCTCGCCCGTCGGCGAGGAGGACCGCGCCGACGAGTTCACCACGAGCAGCGAGTGGTACGAGCGAGGTCTCGACATCGACAACGTCCTCCAGTACCGGACCGGCCTGCTGAACTCCAACCACTCGGCGAACGTGGACAACGTCGAGGACGTGTGGGACGGGTTCGTCGGCACCCAGCGCGAAGTCGCCATCGCCGACCGGCCCGTGGACGTGGAAATCGGTCTCTCGGACTCGCTGGACCTCGACGTGGACGTGGACGAGATTACGACGCCGACCGGCCCCTCGGCCCGGGCCACCTCCGCGGACCTCACCGAGAACCCCCACGTGCCGCGCCCGGTGAAGAAGACGCTCGAAGACGACGACTGGCAGGCCCAAGGCGCGATGACCTACCTCTACCGCCGCGGGTTCGACGTGTACGAGATAAACGACATCCTCTCGGCGGGCGCGCTCGGCCGGGGGCAGAACCGCCGCCTCGTCCCGACCCGGTGGTCCATCACCGCTGTGGACGACACCATCGGGAAGTTTCTACGCGGCCAGATTCAGACCCGGCCCAGCATCGACGAGACGCAGGTCTGGGTCAACGAGTACCTCGGCAACCGCTACTGGGTCGTCCTCACGCCCGGCCAGTGGGAGTACGAACTCGTGGAGATGAAGGCTCCCGGGAGTATCTGGAATCAGGACCCCACCGGCGAGACGTGGATGGGGAGCGCCCACGAGGGCTTCGAGGGCCGGACCGGGTACGTCGAGGAGACGGCGGGCGCGTACTACGCCTCCAGACTCGCGGTCCTCGAACATCTCGAATCGGTCGGGCGGCAGGCCAAGTGTCTGGTCCTCCGTGAGGTCTCGGACGACTACTGGGCACCGGTCGGCGTCTGGCAGATACGCGAGAGCGTCCGCAACGCCTTCGAGGGCGAGTACGGCGAGGCCGAGACGTTCCACGGCGCAGTCCGCGAAATCGCCCCGCAACTCCCGGTCTCGCTGGCCGCGCTCCGACGGAAGTCCAACATGCTCTCGGGACTGCAGGCGAACCTCGCGGACTTCTCGTGA